Part of the bacterium genome, TATTGCAAATTACTCCAAATTCTTAAAAATTAGCTGCTTGTGCATTGGTCTTATAATAGAAGAAGCTCTAAAAATATTAGGTGTGAATGGAAAAAAAGTAGGACGATTAACACCTTTTGATAAAGTTATTGTAGATTCAGAAGGACTTAAGATTGAAAGATTCGGAAAAATAATTGAGGATCAAACTATTGCTAGACCAGTTTAATCAATCCATTTAAAGTTCTAATTTGTATAAACTTTTTAACTCTGAAGGCTTGTGAATACCTGTTTCTGTAATTATTCCCGCTATAAATTCAGCAGGGGTAACATCAAAACCCGGATTAATTATATTTACACCTTCCGCGCAAACAGTTTTTCCGTTTATGTGTGTTACTTCTTCTCTATCACGCTCTTCTATGGTGATTTCATCACCTGATTTGATTGACATATCGATTGTAGAATGAGGTGCAGCTATATAAAAAGGTATATTATGAGCTTTTGCGGCAAGAGCAACGGTGTAAGTGCCTATTTTGTTTGCCGTATCGCCATTGGAAGCAATTCTGTCGGCACCGACTATTACAAGATCAATCATTCCTTTTTTCATGAAATATCCGCACATACCGTCTGTTATAAGAGTTGTAGGGATTTTATCCTCTACGAGTTCCCATGTGGTGAGCCTTGCGCCTTGTTGACGCGGGCGGGTTTCATCAGCAAAAACTTGAATCGTGTTGTCTTTTGCAAAAGCTGAACGAACAACCCCAAGAGCTGTTCCGTATCCTGCTGTTGCCAAAGCCCCTGCATTGCAGTGTGTAAGTATTGTCGCGCTTTTGGGAACGATTTTTGAGCCGTGTTCACCGATTTTTTTGTTGATTTCTATATCGTCATGAAGAAGTTTTACAGCATTTTCTTCAAGAAGTTTAATGATTTTTTCTGTAGCTTCAAAAGAATTTTTTGCCAAGTCAAGTTGAATATCCACCGCCCATGCTAAATTTACTGCTGTGGGACGGGTTGATTTTAAAAATTCTCCAATTTCCTGAAGTTTTTCGAGAAAATCCTGTTTGTTTTGGAATCCTGATAATGTTTGTGCGCCTAATGCAACACCAAAAGCCCCGGAAACTCCAATGGCGGGTGCGCCTCTAACTATCATGTTTTTAATTGCAGATGCCATTTCCTGATATGTTTTTATATTGACCGTTTTGTATTCGTAAGGAAGCAATGTTTGGTCTACAAGTTTTACGTGGTTTTCTGCCCATTCTATGGGTCTTATTTTTGATTCAAAGGTCATTTTTGTTTTTCCAATTTTTATATTTCTTATTTCTTTTCTTCTTTTTCGCGGATTACAATTCTGATAGGGGTTCCGAAAAACCCGAAAGATTCGCGGAGCTTGTTTTCAATATATTTTTCATAACTTTGAGTCAAAATATCCTTGTTATTGACAAAAAGAATAAAAGTAGGAGGAGCAACAGAAGCCTGTGTTGAATAATAGATTCTTAAACGCTTTCCTTTTTGTGATGGCGGAGGATTTAGGGATAAAGCTTCTAAAATAACTTTATTTAAAAGGTTTGTTGCGATTCTTTTATTTGTAAATTCATAAGCTTCTTGAACAGCAGGGAAAATTTTCCCTAAACGCTGTTTTGTTTTTGCGCTTATGAACAATAAAGGGACATAGTTTAGAAAAGGAGCTTCTTTTTGGATTTTTTTAGTAAAGTCGCTTACTGAATTGGTTTGTTTATTTTCAACGGCATCCCATTTGTTCACCACAATGATAAAGGCTTTTCCGTCCTCAACGATTATCTGGCTTATTTTTTTGTCCTGATCTGTCAAACCTTCAAGAGCATCTATCATCAAAAGAGCCACATCAGCGTTTCTTATTGCTTTTAAGCTTCTTGCTACGGAAAATTTTTCAATACCGTACTCAACTTTGGCTTTTTTTCTTATGCCTGCCGTATCGACCAGAGTATAATTTACCCCGTCTACACAAAGTTCGGTATCAATGGTATCTCTTGTCGTGCCGGAAACATCACTGACTATGACCCTGTCTTCTCCCAAAAGGGAATTTACGAGAGAGGATTTGCCTACGTTTGGTTTTCCAACAACGGCTATTTTGATTTTTTCGATTTTTTCTTCTTCGCGATATTCCGGCAAAACCTTTACAATCTCATCCAGAAGATCGCCTACATCTCCAGTTCCGTGCATAGCGGAAATCGGATAAGGCTCTCCTATCCCGAGAGCATAAAATTCGTTTATAAGACTGTTTTTTTCCGGTGTATCAATTTTGTTTACCACTAAAAATACGGGTTTTTTAAAACCTTTTCTTAGTAAATTTGCAATATCTTCATCTGTTGCCGTAAGACCGTCTTTTCCGTCAACGAGGAAAAGAATGACATCAGCTTGTTCTGCCGCAATTTCCACCTGAGTGTAGATAGACAGCATAATTTCATCTTCCATCCCTGGAATAATACCGCCAGTGTCTATTATGGTAAATTGTCTGTTTGCCCAGTCGATGTCAAAATAAAGTCTGTCTCTTGTAACACCCGGCATATCATCAACTATGGATTCTCTTGAGCCTATAAGACGGTTTACAAAAGTCGATTTCCCGACATTTGGTCTGCCTACTATTGCAACTATCGGTTTTTTATTCATTACTTAACCTGTTTTCAGTTAAAAATAACTCTCTTTGATTCTATAGTATAAATCAAATAAAGTTTAAAAATTAATATTATTTTCATACTTTGTTTTTATGTAATAATTTTCATCCTGATTGGGTTGAAGCCATTTTTTTTCAGGTGTTGAAGACGGGACAAAAACAACAGCTTTTTTATCTTCGTAAATAGGCTTCCATTCTTTTAATTCCCTAAAGTTTTTTTGAATAGGAGTATCTTTATTTATTAAAATAACATCGTGATGATATTTATTAAAAATTTCTTTCCATTTTTTGCGGTTTTGCATTTTATTGTATAAAGTTATAGCGCTTACATCCATATAAGCTTCATTTTTATAGGTTTCTTCATATCTTCCGTCAATGGAAATAAGATTTTGCGGGTATAATTTCCACATTGTATAACTGCCCCAATTAAAAGGAACTAACAAATTACCTTTCAGTTTGTTAATTTTAATAAATTCAACAGCTTTAGTCGGGTAAAACGAAAGGTTGATTTCAAGAGGTGTACTGGTAATCATAATCAGGCAAGCGTTAATTATAAAACTGTATATAAAGGCAAATTTTGTAAAACTAACAAGGGTATGTTTGTTTTCCGGAATTAAACCGTAAATTTTGTCTCTAATTTTCTTAAAGACAGCATCTGTAAAAACAGCAAAGTATTTATATCCAAAAACAGCGACTATAATTGAGAAAAATACAATATGCCTTAAATGTTGTATTCCGAGATATAAAGTTGCCCCGAAGGCTATTATTTCTACCCAATCAAATTTAATTTTTTGCGAAACAGTGTTTTTTGAAAATATTTTATAACTCAAAGCCGTGATTAATAATACAACCTGGATTTTTGTTCCTATAATTTTATAAAAACTTTCAAAAGGATTAAGCCGGCACCACTCGGTGATGTAAGGTCTGGGCATTGTTACGGCTTCTATTAAGTAATGCCAGTAATTTATTCCGTAAGGGTTTATAAGCGTCATAGAGAGGCATAAAGCCAGAATTCCAAGATATTTCAATGGATTCTTTTTGTTTAAAAATTCGCCTGCCGCATAAAAAACCAGCAAGCCAAATCCGGAAAAAAAACCCGCATGCATGTTTGCCCACAGCAGTGTTGTTACAGGCAAAATCCATATTAATCTGTTTTCACCCCTTCTTATTCTTTCAAGAACGTAAATCCAGAGAGTAAAAAACAAATATGTAAAAGCCTGACATCTTAATGTTGCTGCTATACCCAGTAATACTGAAATAAGTGTAATAAAATACCATCCGATTCGCAGTTTTTCAGGTTCAGGATAAATCAGTTGATTTGTTTTGAAAATTAATACCAGAATACTGAAAAGTATAGCTATTTTGAAAAATATAATACCGTAATCTCCAAAATAGCTACTCACGTTATAAAAAACAACTCCTGATAGCCATTCGTGATCTACCCATAGAGGTTTTGACGGAAAATAAGTAAAAATATCATGATAAAGAACATTTCCCAGTTGTGAAAATATTTTTCCGACAGCCAATCTGTGCCATAAATCGAGGTCAGCAGTGTTTTTTGTTAAGGAGAACATAAAGCTCATAAGAAAAAGCGATATGTAAAAAATTATTTTTTTAATTTTATCTATAGTTTCCATAAAAAACCTTTTTAATGCTGTAATTTATCTCAGTATAGGATTCTGTCCAGAACTTTAAAAGCCTTAAAATGCTTTCCTGTATCATGAACACGGATAATATTTGCTCCCTGTGAAGCCATATAGGCATTAAGAGAAATATTTGCTTCCTCTGTTTCTTCGGATGAAGAAGACTTTAATATATTTGTAATCATTGATTTTCTTGAAACACCAACTAATAAGGCACAGCCTAAAGACTTAAATTCTTTTACTCTTTTTATTATCTCGATATTATGCTCTAAAGTCTTTCCAAAACCGATACCCGGATCAATTATTATGTTTTCGGGCTTTATTCCTGAAGAAACAGCTTTCATCACTTTGTTGGAAAGGCTTTCATAGATAGCGTCTATAATGTTTTTTTCGTAAGTCGGATTTATTTGCATTGTTTCGGGGTTTGGCTTGGAATGCATAATTACCACGGGAACCTGAAGTTCGGAAGCAACATCAATCATGTTTAAGTCCCAATCAAAACCGGAGACATCATTTATAATGTCAGCCCCTGCTTTTATGGCTTCTTTTGCAACAATAGAGTGTCTGGTATCTATACTAATCGCAATATTTTCATCAAATTCCCTTATCTTTTCAAGAACAGGGAGGATTCTGTTTAATTCCTCATCCTGATGAACTTCTCCGGAAAAAGGTTTTGTGGATTCTCCGCCTATATCTATAATATCAGCGCCTGATTGAATCAAATATTTTGCTTGTTCAAAAGCTTTTTCAGGTGTGTTAAATTTTCCTCCATCCGAAAAAGAATCGGGAGTGACGTTTAAAATCCCCATTATATAAGTTTTTTGAGTCCAATCAAAAGTTTTTCCTCTTATTTTAATCGGATGAGGAATTTTATTTAGTAGTTCAGAGAGATTTCCCGCTAATTTCGCAAGTCCGAAAGGTTGTTTTTTAAGTTTTTCGAATAAAAGTTTTAGTTGAGAATCAGTACAACTGATTAAAATATCCGTTTTATCAATTTTGCATGTAAGAACTTCCCTGTGAATAGCGGCATCAGCACCTATAGAAAGTGCAAGCTGCTTTATTATAGAGGCTTGAGGGCATGTTAAATCCTGTATTTTATAAAGATTAAATTTATACTTTGAAAGAGCCTGTTTTAAATATGATTTGTCAAAGCCAATCTCCTGAATGACTTTTTCCGCGCTTTCAGGCGTTATTTTTCTTATATAATAATTTTTTTCCATTATTTCCTTTTATATTTTTTACAAATGCAAATTATTAATTAATTATATACTAATATTAAAACAATTTTAAATTCCTGATTTTATGCCGAATAAGCGGTCAGCAAAAGAATTTTAGTGCCGATTAATATTGCCTGAAAAGTTTTAAAACCCTGCTTTAT contains:
- the mtnA gene encoding S-methyl-5-thioribose-1-phosphate isomerase: MTFESKIRPIEWAENHVKLVDQTLLPYEYKTVNIKTYQEMASAIKNMIVRGAPAIGVSGAFGVALGAQTLSGFQNKQDFLEKLQEIGEFLKSTRPTAVNLAWAVDIQLDLAKNSFEATEKIIKLLEENAVKLLHDDIEINKKIGEHGSKIVPKSATILTHCNAGALATAGYGTALGVVRSAFAKDNTIQVFADETRPRQQGARLTTWELVEDKIPTTLITDGMCGYFMKKGMIDLVIVGADRIASNGDTANKIGTYTVALAAKAHNIPFYIAAPHSTIDMSIKSGDEITIEERDREEVTHINGKTVCAEGVNIINPGFDVTPAEFIAGIITETGIHKPSELKSLYKLEL
- the der gene encoding ribosome biogenesis GTPase Der → MNKKPIVAIVGRPNVGKSTFVNRLIGSRESIVDDMPGVTRDRLYFDIDWANRQFTIIDTGGIIPGMEDEIMLSIYTQVEIAAEQADVILFLVDGKDGLTATDEDIANLLRKGFKKPVFLVVNKIDTPEKNSLINEFYALGIGEPYPISAMHGTGDVGDLLDEIVKVLPEYREEEKIEKIKIAVVGKPNVGKSSLVNSLLGEDRVIVSDVSGTTRDTIDTELCVDGVNYTLVDTAGIRKKAKVEYGIEKFSVARSLKAIRNADVALLMIDALEGLTDQDKKISQIIVEDGKAFIIVVNKWDAVENKQTNSVSDFTKKIQKEAPFLNYVPLLFISAKTKQRLGKIFPAVQEAYEFTNKRIATNLLNKVILEALSLNPPPSQKGKRLRIYYSTQASVAPPTFILFVNNKDILTQSYEKYIENKLRESFGFFGTPIRIVIREKEEKK
- the folP gene encoding dihydropteroate synthase, whose product is MEKNYYIRKITPESAEKVIQEIGFDKSYLKQALSKYKFNLYKIQDLTCPQASIIKQLALSIGADAAIHREVLTCKIDKTDILISCTDSQLKLLFEKLKKQPFGLAKLAGNLSELLNKIPHPIKIRGKTFDWTQKTYIMGILNVTPDSFSDGGKFNTPEKAFEQAKYLIQSGADIIDIGGESTKPFSGEVHQDEELNRILPVLEKIREFDENIAISIDTRHSIVAKEAIKAGADIINDVSGFDWDLNMIDVASELQVPVVIMHSKPNPETMQINPTYEKNIIDAIYESLSNKVMKAVSSGIKPENIIIDPGIGFGKTLEHNIEIIKRVKEFKSLGCALLVGVSRKSMITNILKSSSSEETEEANISLNAYMASQGANIIRVHDTGKHFKAFKVLDRILY